From the genome of Lentilactobacillus buchneri, one region includes:
- a CDS encoding lysophospholipid acyltransferase family protein produces the protein MTFTPVKLGERDKVIQNIAENVRQGKFNQKVELHDPVLTLTEQHEVLDHFLKLHKTKRYHWRAAEARSVMNMAARMMNPNLKVEGTDNLKALEWPAIITCNHFSPIDSLLVRSALNQPDLSIVVELTNLKMPGMLGFLMTYADTIPVSDSVNYMGKGFIALLQSSLARKQSILIYPEREMWFNYRKPRPLERGAYYYAVRLNVPIVSCFVSMVDAPTKSDPHGINYTVHVLPPIYPDAVEKSATSQREAAEKMRQIDYQQKVAAYEKAYDRQFTKDFSPDDIAGHYQ, from the coding sequence ATGACTTTTACACCGGTAAAGCTTGGCGAGCGTGATAAAGTGATTCAAAACATTGCTGAAAACGTCCGTCAGGGAAAATTTAATCAAAAAGTCGAACTACATGATCCGGTGCTGACACTCACCGAGCAGCATGAGGTGTTGGACCACTTCTTGAAGCTTCACAAAACTAAACGTTACCATTGGCGGGCAGCTGAAGCCCGGTCGGTCATGAATATGGCTGCGAGGATGATGAATCCCAATTTAAAAGTTGAGGGAACTGACAATTTAAAGGCTTTAGAATGGCCGGCAATCATTACCTGTAACCACTTTAGCCCGATTGACAGCCTGCTGGTTCGATCAGCCCTGAATCAACCTGATTTGTCGATTGTCGTTGAGCTCACCAACCTTAAAATGCCCGGGATGCTGGGATTTTTGATGACATACGCTGATACGATACCTGTCAGCGACAGCGTCAATTACATGGGCAAGGGGTTTATTGCCCTTTTGCAAAGTAGCTTGGCACGCAAACAATCAATTCTAATTTATCCGGAACGGGAAATGTGGTTCAACTATCGCAAACCGCGGCCGCTTGAGCGGGGAGCATACTACTACGCCGTTAGATTGAATGTGCCAATCGTGTCCTGCTTTGTTTCGATGGTTGACGCCCCGACCAAATCGGATCCGCATGGCATCAACTATACGGTCCATGTGTTACCGCCGATTTATCCGGATGCGGTTGAAAAGTCGGCCACATCACAGCGCGAAGCTGCTGAAAAGATGCGCCAAATTGATTACCAACAAAAAGTTGCTGCCTATGAAAAGGCTTATGATCGTCAATTCACTAAGGATTTTAGTCCAGACGACATTGCTGGTCATTATCAATAA
- a CDS encoding 1-acyl-sn-glycerol-3-phosphate acyltransferase, translated as MTKRASKVFTYHDFDDDVVFTKNQNATIPEGYIWLHQNWFYRVTATVVYWVAVVVSFVYCRLYLRTSFRNKRCLRTQGKRGAFIYANHTQPLGDALLPMLVAVPRRAYPIAEPANLGIPIVGRLLTMGGALILPAKLSQMIQFQRAMNARLDQHQRVFIYPEAHVWPYYTKIRPFPVGAFHYPVAADLPSYSMTITYQKGRLFSRPKQVVYFDGPFMPDKSLPRKQRQQKLHDQIHAQMVTRSHQSNVSFMTYQHQSH; from the coding sequence ATGACTAAACGGGCATCAAAAGTGTTTACGTATCATGATTTTGATGATGACGTGGTCTTTACCAAGAATCAAAATGCCACCATTCCTGAGGGCTACATTTGGCTGCATCAAAATTGGTTTTACCGCGTAACGGCGACGGTCGTCTACTGGGTGGCGGTTGTTGTCAGCTTCGTTTATTGTCGCCTGTATTTGCGGACGTCTTTTCGGAACAAACGGTGTCTGCGCACCCAAGGCAAACGGGGCGCCTTCATTTATGCCAATCATACCCAGCCGCTGGGGGATGCGCTTTTGCCGATGCTGGTGGCAGTACCCAGGCGGGCGTATCCGATCGCGGAACCTGCCAACCTTGGTATTCCCATCGTCGGCCGTCTCTTGACGATGGGTGGGGCATTGATCCTACCCGCAAAATTATCACAAATGATTCAATTTCAGCGAGCGATGAATGCTCGATTGGACCAGCATCAACGGGTGTTTATCTATCCCGAAGCCCATGTTTGGCCGTATTACACCAAGATTCGTCCGTTTCCAGTCGGCGCTTTCCATTATCCGGTCGCTGCCGATCTGCCCAGTTACAGCATGACGATTACATATCAAAAAGGCCGACTGTTTAGCCGACCCAAGCAGGTGGTATACTTTGACGGTCCGTTTATGCCGGACAAGTCACTTCCGCGCAAGCAACGCCAACAAAAGCTCCATGATCAGATTCATGCCCAAATGGTGACCCGCAGTCACCAAAGCAACGTGTCATTTATGACCTACCAGCATCAATCACATTGA
- the map gene encoding type I methionyl aminopeptidase, translated as MITLKSPREIEKMAESGAVLAGVHKELRKMIKPGLDTWDIELFARRYIKDHDAYPSEMGFDGYKFATCISINDEVAHGIPRKGLKLKNGDILKVDMCVNKDGFESDSCWTYAVGDVSDDIKKLMEVTRKGLYLGIDQAVIGNRLGDIGNAIQTYVEDQNHMGDVRELIGHGIQPSIHEEPNVPAYGVPGQGLRLKEGMTITIEPMVNTGTWEIADRYDKKDDWTYYVSADGTPSAQYEHTLAITKDGPKILTSQDPDIDAKYLL; from the coding sequence TTGATTACATTAAAATCACCACGAGAGATTGAGAAGATGGCTGAATCAGGTGCTGTTCTGGCCGGCGTTCATAAGGAACTTCGCAAGATGATTAAGCCCGGTTTGGACACATGGGACATTGAGTTGTTTGCCCGCCGCTATATCAAAGATCACGACGCCTACCCTTCAGAAATGGGCTTTGACGGCTACAAATTTGCGACATGTATTTCCATTAACGATGAAGTCGCTCATGGAATTCCCCGTAAAGGCTTGAAGTTAAAGAACGGCGACATCCTCAAAGTTGATATGTGTGTCAACAAGGATGGCTTCGAAAGTGATTCTTGCTGGACTTATGCTGTCGGTGACGTCAGCGATGACATCAAAAAATTAATGGAAGTTACTCGCAAAGGCTTGTACCTTGGCATTGACCAAGCTGTTATTGGTAACCGTCTTGGTGACATTGGAAATGCCATTCAAACTTACGTGGAAGACCAAAACCACATGGGCGATGTCCGTGAACTGATTGGCCACGGCATTCAGCCCTCCATTCATGAAGAACCCAACGTTCCCGCATATGGTGTCCCAGGCCAAGGCCTTCGTTTGAAGGAAGGTATGACGATCACCATCGAACCGATGGTTAACACCGGTACTTGGGAAATTGCCGACCGTTACGACAAGAAGGATGACTGGACATACTACGTTTCAGCCGATGGAACTCCTTCAGCTCAATATGAGCATACCTTGGCCATTACCAAGGATGGTCCAAAGATTTTAACTTCCCAGGATCCAGACATTGACGCAAAATATCTGCTTTAA
- a CDS encoding DUF488 domain-containing protein, translating to MQLKLERIYDKPQDLSGYRVLVDRLWPRGISKVNAKLDEWEKEIAPSKELRTWFSHDPEKFPDFKEKYVAELDANPQTKEFLKLIGDQLKNGNVILLYGAKDREHNQAVVLKQYLTDHLGQL from the coding sequence ATGCAATTAAAATTAGAACGAATTTACGATAAGCCGCAGGATCTTTCCGGCTACCGAGTCCTCGTCGACCGCCTATGGCCTCGAGGGATTTCCAAAGTCAATGCCAAGCTGGATGAATGGGAAAAAGAAATCGCCCCATCCAAAGAGCTGCGCACCTGGTTTTCACATGACCCAGAAAAATTTCCCGATTTTAAGGAAAAATACGTCGCTGAACTTGACGCCAACCCACAGACCAAAGAATTCCTCAAACTAATTGGTGATCAGCTCAAGAATGGCAATGTGATCCTGCTTTATGGTGCCAAAGATCGTGAGCACAATCAAGCAGTCGTCTTGAAACAATACTTAACCGATCACTTAGGCCAGCTTTGA
- a CDS encoding M13 family metallopeptidase, with amino-acid sequence MNILKANSTAGGQSDQPAEDSIDKSLLKDDLYKAVNGRWEKTAKIPADHSSTGGFMDLNDNIDKQLMSDLDDIIKENQPHEAPFSEFLKLYELARNYKKRDADGGEPLKPYLEKIENITNFDDLNELLPELVKEGYPLPFGFWVEPDMKNTQVNALFAAVPGLFLPDRTYYENNNPAYKQLMPVFTKMASQLLVLADYSSNEADEIVESAKRFDAKIAPNVKSAEESADYSKMYNPQKFAYFSESSSHLDFVNLADALFGKAPEQIIVTEPKFYERFDGLVNSDTFKDMKNWMLVNMVRSASGYLSEEFRQTGSVFSRALSGKKEATPQKKSAFYLAEGTFGQTIGDYYAKKYFGPKAKADVEHMVKNMINVYKNRLSNNTWLGKDTREKAILKLDKLELQVGYPDHIDELEYKFKVTPENEGGTLFDNMSKFGAITVQDTFEKLGKPVDRTKWEMSAATVNAYYEPFKNIIVFPAAILQAPFYSLKQTSSQNYGGIGAVIAHEISHAFDNNGSLFDELGNLNNWWTKEDHEYFSKLADKMIKEFDGIPFAGGKVNGKLTVSENIADAGGLSCANEAAKNEADYNLYDFFINWAKVWRMKATEQYKQLLLNIDVHAPAELRANVQVKNLDDFYTTFDVKDGDGMYLEPDKRVKIW; translated from the coding sequence TTGAATATCTTAAAAGCAAACTCAACAGCTGGTGGCCAATCCGACCAACCAGCCGAGGATTCAATCGACAAGTCGTTATTAAAGGACGACCTTTACAAAGCCGTTAACGGCCGTTGGGAAAAGACCGCCAAGATTCCGGCCGACCATTCGTCAACGGGTGGCTTCATGGATCTCAATGACAACATCGACAAACAATTAATGAGTGACCTCGATGACATCATCAAGGAAAATCAGCCACACGAGGCGCCATTCTCCGAATTCTTGAAGTTGTACGAACTGGCCCGCAACTATAAGAAGCGGGATGCAGACGGTGGCGAACCACTGAAACCGTATTTGGAAAAAATCGAAAACATCACTAATTTTGATGATTTGAACGAACTTTTGCCGGAGCTGGTTAAGGAAGGTTACCCACTGCCATTTGGCTTTTGGGTTGAACCTGACATGAAGAATACGCAGGTTAACGCTTTATTCGCAGCGGTTCCCGGCCTATTTCTTCCCGACCGGACCTATTATGAAAACAATAATCCAGCTTACAAGCAATTGATGCCGGTCTTCACCAAGATGGCCAGCCAATTACTGGTATTAGCGGACTACAGCAGCAATGAAGCGGATGAAATTGTCGAATCAGCCAAACGGTTTGATGCCAAGATTGCACCAAACGTCAAATCGGCTGAGGAATCTGCCGATTACAGCAAGATGTACAATCCTCAGAAGTTTGCCTACTTCTCAGAATCAAGTTCTCATCTCGATTTTGTCAATCTGGCCGACGCGTTGTTTGGCAAGGCACCGGAGCAGATCATCGTGACCGAACCGAAGTTTTACGAGCGCTTTGACGGTCTGGTTAACAGTGACACCTTCAAAGACATGAAGAACTGGATGCTGGTCAATATGGTCCGTTCAGCATCCGGCTATCTATCAGAAGAATTCCGTCAGACCGGTTCTGTCTTCAGCCGTGCGCTATCCGGTAAGAAGGAAGCAACGCCACAGAAGAAATCAGCCTTCTATCTGGCAGAAGGAACATTTGGCCAAACAATTGGTGACTATTACGCCAAGAAATACTTTGGCCCGAAAGCCAAAGCTGACGTTGAACACATGGTTAAAAACATGATCAACGTCTACAAGAACCGTTTAAGCAATAACACCTGGCTGGGCAAAGACACCCGCGAGAAAGCCATTTTGAAACTGGACAAACTCGAACTCCAAGTCGGTTATCCTGACCACATCGATGAATTGGAATACAAATTCAAAGTGACCCCTGAAAATGAAGGTGGGACCCTATTTGACAACATGTCCAAGTTTGGTGCGATTACCGTCCAAGACACCTTTGAGAAATTGGGTAAGCCGGTCGACCGAACAAAATGGGAAATGAGCGCCGCAACCGTCAACGCTTACTACGAACCATTTAAGAACATCATCGTCTTTCCAGCCGCAATCCTCCAAGCACCGTTCTACAGCTTGAAGCAGACTTCCAGCCAGAACTATGGTGGAATTGGCGCAGTCATCGCGCATGAAATTTCGCACGCATTTGATAACAATGGTTCTCTGTTCGATGAATTAGGTAATTTGAATAATTGGTGGACGAAAGAGGACCATGAATACTTCTCCAAGCTGGCCGACAAGATGATCAAGGAATTCGATGGCATTCCATTTGCGGGTGGTAAGGTAAATGGGAAGCTGACGGTTTCCGAAAACATCGCCGATGCCGGTGGTCTGAGCTGTGCCAATGAAGCGGCCAAGAATGAGGCCGACTACAACTTGTATGACTTCTTCATCAACTGGGCTAAAGTATGGCGGATGAAGGCCACGGAACAGTACAAGCAGCTGCTGTTAAATATCGACGTACATGCCCCAGCTGAATTGCGGGCCAATGTTCAAGTGAAGAATTTGGATGATTTCTATACAACTTTTGATGTTAAAGACGGCGATGGAATGTATCTTGAACCTGATAAGAGAGTGAAAATTTGGTAG
- the pgmB gene encoding beta-phosphoglucomutase, translating to MTDFTNIKGVLFDLNGIITDSWRYHSQSWRQIAEEIGVQWNQDLEEAIKGRDRIDSLNEILRVGGLVGKYSDQQKEALADKKNAIYQQMLEIMNPDDILPGIRDFLAELRLNHYQMIIASASANAPKEIHKLELEDYFPLIVNLADIKHNKPAPDVYLKAAEMLHLNVDQCIGIDDGIVGVESINAANVVSIGVGDPEVLTMADINFESTKELTLANIRQSWPK from the coding sequence ATGACTGATTTTACTAATATCAAAGGGGTGTTGTTTGATCTCAACGGCATCATTACCGATTCCTGGCGGTACCATAGCCAATCTTGGCGTCAGATTGCCGAAGAGATTGGTGTGCAGTGGAATCAAGACCTGGAAGAGGCGATCAAGGGCCGTGATCGGATCGATTCGTTAAACGAGATTTTACGTGTCGGCGGGTTGGTTGGCAAATATTCTGACCAGCAAAAAGAAGCACTTGCTGACAAGAAGAACGCCATTTATCAGCAAATGCTTGAGATCATGAATCCAGATGATATCTTACCGGGGATTCGCGACTTTCTAGCTGAGCTCCGGTTGAACCACTACCAGATGATTATTGCTTCGGCCTCGGCTAATGCGCCTAAAGAGATCCACAAACTTGAATTGGAAGATTACTTTCCATTGATTGTGAATTTGGCCGACATCAAGCATAACAAGCCGGCACCCGATGTGTATTTAAAGGCCGCTGAGATGCTCCACCTGAACGTTGATCAATGTATTGGCATCGATGACGGGATTGTCGGCGTCGAGTCGATTAACGCTGCTAACGTGGTCTCAATTGGTGTTGGTGATCCGGAAGTTCTAACAATGGCCGATATTAACTTTGAGTCCACTAAAGAATTGACCCTGGCCAATATTCGTCAAAGCTGGCCTAAGTGA
- a CDS encoding ROK family protein: MTKYYLGVDLGGTNIKAGLFDEDFQTVQKLHKPTHEEAGPTEVLKRIWACCQQLMAQEKITSDDILAAGFGIPGQMDVEKGISIFSPNFTDWKDVPVAEWLHEKLGQPVFIDNDVRVNLYGEMAFGAGRGHRNVVLVTIGTGLGAAVLINGQVLYGASNSVGEIGHMNMYRHGRPCACGSTGCLGRYVSARGIVKTMQEKLADGETSLVGEWMSQGQELTTKLISEAVAKGDPTAIEVFKETGELLGFGLGNVINLFNPETLILGGGVSAAGEPLFKYTRETLAHHSLPVAREACKLEMAQLGDEAGMVGAAVYAGQKIRV, encoded by the coding sequence ATGACAAAATATTATTTGGGTGTTGATCTTGGCGGGACCAACATTAAGGCCGGACTGTTCGATGAGGATTTTCAAACGGTCCAAAAATTACATAAGCCGACTCATGAAGAGGCCGGTCCCACTGAAGTACTGAAGCGGATCTGGGCGTGCTGCCAGCAATTAATGGCTCAGGAAAAGATTACCTCAGATGATATTTTGGCTGCCGGCTTTGGCATTCCCGGGCAAATGGATGTGGAAAAGGGGATTTCGATTTTTTCACCGAATTTTACCGACTGGAAGGATGTCCCGGTCGCCGAGTGGCTGCATGAGAAGCTGGGCCAACCGGTCTTCATTGACAACGATGTCCGAGTTAATCTGTACGGCGAAATGGCGTTCGGGGCCGGAAGAGGTCATCGAAACGTTGTCCTGGTCACGATTGGTACTGGGCTGGGCGCAGCTGTTCTGATTAACGGCCAAGTGTTATATGGCGCTTCCAATAGTGTCGGTGAGATCGGCCACATGAACATGTACCGCCACGGCCGGCCATGTGCTTGCGGCAGTACCGGCTGTCTGGGACGGTATGTTTCCGCTCGCGGGATCGTCAAAACCATGCAGGAAAAACTGGCTGACGGCGAAACCAGCTTGGTTGGCGAATGGATGTCACAAGGGCAGGAACTGACCACCAAATTGATCTCGGAAGCGGTGGCAAAAGGAGATCCAACAGCTATTGAAGTCTTTAAAGAAACTGGCGAGTTGCTGGGATTTGGTTTGGGCAACGTGATTAATTTGTTTAATCCGGAAACGTTAATCCTGGGTGGCGGTGTCTCGGCTGCCGGAGAGCCATTGTTCAAATATACCCGCGAAACCTTGGCGCATCATTCACTGCCGGTGGCCCGTGAAGCCTGCAAGCTGGAGATGGCGCAGCTGGGCGATGAAGCAGGAATGGTCGGTGCGGCGGTGTATGCGGGGCAAAAAATAAGAGTGTGA
- a CDS encoding glycosyltransferase family 8 protein, which translates to MENQTVPIFYAVDDNYAPYLAVSLASLVAHTSPDRYYQVIVLCDNLNSDNQGRLKAFETDNLKIQFVSINDRLKQEITDKNNKLRSDYFTFTIYFRLFIAELFPKLDKALYLDADTVVLKDVGELFDTQLGDNLVGAVPDHFIGHTPETIDYAEQAVGIDSQKYVNSGVLLMNLAEMRRSKFAEHFLQLLNKYHFKSLAPDQDYMNAIARNRIYYLNPSWNIQITTPQDVEPWLIHYNLFAKPWRYDDAPRQSYFWTYAKQTDYETMLKQQLADMNPKEVARDQKNQSDLIQLAVDIIKTPTTFYARAKQGVKIAL; encoded by the coding sequence ATGGAAAATCAAACTGTGCCAATTTTTTACGCTGTCGATGACAATTATGCACCTTATTTGGCAGTTTCACTGGCTTCACTGGTCGCGCATACATCACCGGACAGGTATTACCAGGTGATTGTGTTGTGTGATAATCTCAATAGCGATAATCAAGGGCGGCTTAAAGCCTTTGAAACGGACAACCTCAAAATTCAGTTTGTTTCAATTAACGACCGCTTGAAGCAAGAAATTACCGATAAGAATAACAAACTTCGCAGCGATTACTTTACCTTTACAATTTATTTCCGGCTGTTTATTGCTGAATTGTTCCCCAAATTGGATAAGGCACTCTATCTGGATGCAGACACGGTGGTTTTAAAGGATGTGGGTGAGTTATTTGATACCCAGCTGGGTGATAACTTGGTTGGCGCAGTGCCGGATCACTTCATCGGCCACACTCCGGAAACGATTGACTATGCTGAACAAGCCGTTGGGATTGATTCACAGAAATACGTTAATTCCGGCGTGTTGTTGATGAACCTCGCCGAAATGCGCCGTTCAAAATTCGCTGAACACTTTTTGCAGCTCTTGAACAAGTACCATTTCAAGAGTTTGGCCCCGGATCAGGACTACATGAATGCCATCGCGAGAAATCGAATTTATTATTTGAACCCGTCATGGAACATCCAAATCACTACGCCACAGGATGTTGAACCTTGGTTGATTCACTATAACTTATTCGCCAAGCCGTGGCGCTATGATGATGCCCCTCGACAAAGCTATTTTTGGACCTATGCCAAACAAACCGATTACGAGACCATGTTAAAACAGCAGCTCGCAGATATGAATCCTAAAGAAGTTGCCCGTGATCAGAAGAATCAGTCCGATTTGATTCAATTAGCCGTTGATATTATTAAGACCCCAACGACATTTTACGCAAGGGCCAAGCAAGGAGTAAAAATTGCCCTATGA
- a CDS encoding DNA-3-methyladenine glycosylase — MVDLDQDPFYSNGTTDEISKKLLGMLLTYDSPKGLVGGRIVETEAYMGQKDSAAHAFKGRRTASNEPLYGPPGTVYIYSIHGRYLLDVAAQAKDVPQGILIRAIEPTIGLAVMEQNRTRHGVELTNGPGKLMEAFGIADKDMNMQIFGNSKLNIHQDDKKIPIQIEESNRIGVANQGTWATKPLRYFVKGNPYVSGIKKRDYDQKSHGWR, encoded by the coding sequence ATGGTTGATTTGGACCAAGACCCATTTTATTCTAACGGCACCACCGACGAAATCTCCAAGAAATTGTTGGGGATGCTTTTAACCTATGATTCCCCCAAAGGTCTGGTGGGTGGCCGAATTGTTGAAACCGAAGCCTATATGGGACAAAAGGATTCGGCTGCCCATGCTTTTAAGGGCCGGCGGACAGCTTCCAACGAACCGCTTTACGGGCCTCCGGGAACAGTGTACATCTATTCGATTCATGGGCGATACCTCTTGGATGTTGCGGCTCAAGCAAAAGATGTCCCCCAGGGGATTTTGATCCGGGCAATTGAGCCAACAATTGGGTTAGCCGTTATGGAACAGAACCGTACCCGGCATGGCGTTGAGCTCACCAATGGTCCGGGGAAATTGATGGAAGCCTTTGGGATTGCCGATAAAGATATGAATATGCAAATCTTTGGTAACAGCAAGTTAAATATTCATCAAGATGACAAAAAAATCCCCATTCAGATTGAAGAATCTAATCGAATCGGGGTTGCGAATCAAGGGACTTGGGCGACCAAGCCACTGCGGTATTTTGTTAAGGGCAATCCCTATGTTTCCGGTATTAAAAAGCGGGATTATGATCAAAAATCACATGGTTGGCGTTAG
- a CDS encoding DUF2179 domain-containing protein: protein MKLAITIFVLNALYISINTFRTMLVVKGHQFLAPIVAVGEEFVYVMALAIALQHIDSPLNIAAYAVGFGVGIYIGIVIEDKIALGYVNFEVTVQIDPTNPIHAHNEELAEKLRNLGYGVTVSRAEGRSGARLVLSILAPRKADRRLMEQIKEISPDAFVMVQEPVQLSGGFWSKEVDRRYHSTNHMH, encoded by the coding sequence ATGAAACTTGCAATCACAATTTTTGTATTAAACGCGTTATACATTTCGATTAATACCTTCAGAACAATGCTGGTTGTGAAAGGCCACCAATTTTTAGCCCCCATCGTGGCCGTCGGCGAAGAGTTTGTCTACGTGATGGCGTTAGCGATCGCTTTGCAGCATATTGACAGTCCGTTAAACATCGCCGCATATGCGGTTGGGTTCGGTGTTGGTATCTACATTGGAATTGTCATCGAAGACAAGATCGCCTTGGGGTACGTCAACTTTGAGGTAACCGTCCAGATTGACCCGACAAATCCGATTCATGCCCACAATGAAGAGTTGGCCGAAAAGTTGCGGAATCTCGGTTACGGTGTTACGGTCAGCCGTGCTGAAGGCCGCTCAGGAGCCCGCCTGGTTCTCAGCATTCTGGCTCCCAGAAAAGCCGACCGTCGTTTGATGGAACAAATCAAGGAAATCTCACCTGACGCTTTCGTCATGGTTCAAGAACCGGTTCAATTATCCGGTGGCTTCTGGAGTAAAGAAGTTGACCGGCGTTATCATTCAACCAATCATATGCACTAA
- a CDS encoding phosphatidylglycerophosphatase A family protein, whose product MNNKNFKFPDTAAYEFVIQALKDRGVTYEDIAEMAYNLQKKFVPNIQMDEVKKDTIDVLHKREVLNNAMVGLELDRLATEGKIKEPLESIIMNDSGVFGVDEGIALNIANIYGTIGITNYGFVDREKTGVTKKLDEAKDGTSNTFIDDIVGAIASAVSAKIAHRNN is encoded by the coding sequence ATGAACAATAAGAACTTTAAATTTCCTGACACTGCTGCCTACGAATTTGTTATTCAAGCACTCAAAGACCGCGGGGTGACCTATGAAGACATCGCCGAGATGGCCTATAATCTTCAAAAGAAATTTGTCCCCAACATTCAAATGGACGAAGTCAAAAAAGACACCATCGACGTGCTCCACAAACGAGAGGTTCTCAATAACGCCATGGTCGGCCTGGAGCTGGATCGATTGGCAACTGAAGGCAAAATCAAAGAACCCCTTGAAAGCATCATCATGAATGATTCCGGCGTTTTTGGCGTTGACGAAGGTATTGCCTTAAACATTGCCAACATCTACGGCACGATTGGAATTACCAATTATGGCTTTGTTGACCGGGAAAAAACTGGCGTCACAAAAAAATTGGATGAAGCCAAAGACGGCACATCCAATACGTTTATTGATGATATTGTCGGCGCGATTGCCAGTGCGGTCTCAGCGAAGATCGCCCACCGGAACAACTAA
- a CDS encoding VOC family protein yields the protein MSNINLIPYLTFENTKEALDYYQTVFGATDVQRESPTEKQAQDMSLNDDVNLDDLTMQASFNILGKQIFCADSFLGKPVISSMISLMFEVDLHDSDALSSLQDLYERVVESEEVKVIVTFEKKTSGNKYGQIVDKYGITWIFNAVK from the coding sequence ATGAGTAATATTAATTTAATTCCATATTTGACGTTCGAAAACACCAAAGAAGCTTTGGATTATTATCAAACTGTTTTTGGTGCCACGGATGTTCAACGTGAATCCCCAACTGAAAAGCAGGCGCAAGACATGTCGCTTAATGACGATGTCAATCTCGACGACCTTACGATGCAAGCCAGTTTCAACATTTTAGGCAAGCAGATTTTTTGTGCGGACAGTTTTTTAGGTAAGCCGGTGATTTCCTCGATGATTTCGCTGATGTTTGAAGTTGATCTGCATGATTCCGATGCCCTTTCCTCGTTGCAGGATTTGTACGAGCGAGTGGTGGAATCAGAAGAAGTCAAAGTAATCGTAACTTTTGAAAAGAAAACTTCTGGCAACAAATACGGCCAGATTGTTGACAAGTATGGCATCACTTGGATCTTTAACGCTGTTAAATAA
- a CDS encoding ribonuclease H family protein: MKYYAVKKGRKTGIFTSWDEAEKKVKGFSGAQYKSFKTEAEANAYLNGAKKTTPPTQPHHKSHKKASTGRRSVQPDGDIIVYTDGGSRNHGNHRGGHVKASDKAAWAFLVQTGSQKYFESGGEFGATNNRMEIMAFLEALKYLKRQGLQNERIGVVMDSQYVLDAIQKGWLAGWRRRGWNKSDGSKLHNKQLWQAVDANLRDFPIIRYYWTKGHAGDEGNVFVDHLLNQTMDQMGQLDPQASPAVTPDKPDPQPIPKPQPTKQQPTPRQPKPIHRKAAPTTPTSVQDIKNSLKQLGLFDEDDD, encoded by the coding sequence ATGAAATATTACGCAGTTAAAAAAGGTCGAAAGACCGGCATCTTTACCAGTTGGGACGAGGCCGAAAAGAAGGTTAAAGGATTTTCCGGTGCCCAATATAAAAGTTTTAAGACCGAAGCCGAAGCCAATGCCTATCTCAACGGGGCGAAAAAAACAACGCCGCCCACTCAGCCACACCACAAATCTCACAAAAAGGCTTCGACGGGTCGCCGCTCAGTCCAACCGGACGGTGATATTATCGTCTACACCGACGGCGGTTCTCGCAACCACGGCAACCATCGTGGCGGCCACGTAAAAGCCAGCGATAAAGCAGCCTGGGCATTTTTAGTTCAAACTGGTAGTCAAAAATATTTCGAATCCGGTGGCGAATTTGGTGCTACGAATAATCGAATGGAAATAATGGCCTTCTTGGAGGCCCTGAAGTATTTGAAACGCCAGGGTCTGCAAAATGAGCGGATTGGTGTAGTCATGGATTCCCAGTATGTTTTGGATGCGATTCAAAAAGGTTGGCTGGCTGGTTGGCGACGCCGCGGCTGGAACAAGAGCGACGGCTCGAAGCTGCATAACAAGCAGCTTTGGCAAGCAGTTGATGCCAATCTGAGAGATTTCCCGATCATTCGGTATTATTGGACCAAGGGGCACGCAGGCGATGAGGGAAATGTTTTTGTCGACCACCTGTTAAACCAAACCATGGATCAAATGGGTCAGCTGGATCCGCAGGCCAGCCCCGCCGTTACCCCGGATAAGCCGGATCCACAGCCAATTCCTAAACCTCAACCGACCAAACAACAGCCAACTCCAAGGCAGCCAAAGCCCATTCATCGAAAAGCGGCACCAACGACGCCAACTTCAGTTCAAGATATTAAAAATAGTCTCAAACAGCTCGGCTTATTCGATGAAGATGACGATTAG